A genomic region of Rhodanobacter sp. contains the following coding sequences:
- a CDS encoding transporter, which yields MHRNLLAAAIACGLLISLPGRASTPQDTAGEADADDVAAVRALERDLQALKASYADEVRKLRALDVQVQALQARLSGQTAGSALPAQPAAPDIAATNTPSHEANGMEAGTRAEADQAARDNAQNRSLEDALQQQNAAFNRKLTIENGLTYSRYDRKELTLNGFLALDAIFLGNISIDRVASDSLTYDFVARYGASPRLTLNLDVPYLARRTTYQKGGAGGSAAAIGEESTSGTGIGDVNFAVNYKLFGETTLRPDTLLTVGVTAPTGRAPYGINWNTVSRSGDQYLQFAVPERQPTGNGVWQGTLGLTAVKTIDPAIVFANLGYIHSFERSFGDIDTDPQTRTPGSVKLGDAYYFGAGVAFAFNERASLSLSFSDRINGKASLQPRGKPSAKVIGSDANAATFNMGVTYALDQHTTLVSMLGVGLTADAPDFTLTFKVPYTF from the coding sequence ATGCACCGAAACCTTCTGGCCGCCGCCATCGCCTGCGGCCTGCTGATCAGCCTGCCCGGCCGCGCAAGCACGCCGCAGGACACTGCCGGCGAGGCCGACGCCGACGATGTGGCCGCTGTGCGCGCCCTGGAGCGCGACCTGCAAGCCCTCAAGGCCAGCTATGCGGACGAGGTGCGCAAGCTGCGCGCGCTGGACGTGCAGGTGCAAGCCCTGCAGGCGCGCCTCAGCGGGCAGACCGCCGGCAGCGCATTGCCGGCGCAGCCCGCGGCGCCGGACATCGCCGCCACGAATACGCCTTCCCACGAAGCAAACGGCATGGAGGCCGGCACCCGCGCGGAGGCCGACCAGGCCGCCCGCGACAATGCGCAAAACCGCAGCCTCGAAGACGCGCTGCAGCAGCAGAACGCCGCGTTCAATCGCAAGCTCACCATCGAGAACGGGCTGACCTACAGCCGTTACGACCGCAAGGAACTCACCCTCAACGGCTTCCTGGCGCTGGACGCGATCTTCCTCGGCAACATCTCGATCGACCGCGTCGCCTCCGATTCGTTGACCTACGATTTCGTGGCCCGCTACGGCGCCAGCCCGCGACTCACGCTCAACCTCGACGTGCCCTACCTGGCCCGCCGCACGACGTACCAGAAAGGCGGCGCCGGCGGCTCGGCTGCCGCCATCGGCGAGGAAAGCACCAGCGGCACCGGCATCGGCGACGTCAACTTCGCGGTCAATTACAAACTGTTCGGCGAAACAACCCTGCGCCCGGACACCCTGCTCACCGTCGGCGTCACCGCACCCACGGGACGGGCGCCCTACGGCATCAACTGGAACACGGTGAGCCGATCCGGCGACCAGTACCTGCAGTTCGCCGTGCCGGAACGCCAACCGACCGGCAATGGCGTGTGGCAGGGCACGCTGGGCCTGACCGCGGTGAAGACGATCGACCCGGCCATCGTGTTCGCCAACCTCGGCTATATCCACTCGTTCGAGCGCAGCTTCGGCGATATCGACACCGACCCGCAGACGCGCACGCCGGGCAGCGTGAAGCTGGGCGACGCCTACTATTTCGGCGCCGGCGTGGCCTTCGCCTTCAACGAGCGCGCCAGCCTGAGCCTGTCCTTCAGCGACCGCATCAACGGCAAGGCGTCGTTGCAGCCGCGCGGCAAGCCAAGCGCCAAGGTGATCGGCAGCGACGCCAATGCGGCGACGTTCAACATGGGCGTGACGTATGCGCTTGACCAGCACACCACCCTGGTCAGCATGCTCGGCGTCGGGCTCACCGCCGACGCGCCGGACTTCACGCTGACATTCAAGGTGCCCTACACGTTCTAG